The sequence CGAAGTGGTaagcgcagccgcggcaggcGGGTACAGCACCGTCCCAGCCGCACACCAGAAGTCTCCACAGCCCACTGGTTTTTATCCTCCTACGTCCTCGCGCTTCACCCCGATGGACTTCGAACTGTTCATCAACAGCAACCGTGATCCCACTGATGAGATGCGTCGCTCACATGAGTACTACTACTGGTACCACAGCAAGCAACCTCACGACCtgcgcgcgccagcgccgctgccctcTCTGGATGTGCAGGAAACACTCACCAACATGGAGACGCcgtgggaggaggtgagtACTATGCCATCCGCTACTGTTGCTCgggcaggtgctgctggtggctTGGGGCGCAAGATGGGTGGTAAGAACCTCGCCCTCGACGCCAAAGATCTCTGCGAAacgcaggaggtgcaggccATCAACCCGTATGGTCACAGCCTCATCACTGAGAGCAACATGATGAGCCCCAGCACGCAGTTCTTTGCGGCGTACGCCCCAACACCGCTGGCAATGGCAACTCCCAGCACCCTCCGCGCCTACGCACACGGTCACTTGCCCATGCCGTCCTCCAACAACTGTGGCACCTACGAGAGCGAGGTGGCGGGAGGCGCCACGTACGGCCGCGGCGGGCCTACCGCGAAGAGCATCGCCTCGCAGCAGTACTACACTCAGGAGCCGATGAGCACCTTTGGCCTCTACAGCACCGGAGTGGAGGCCGGGTCAAACTACTACGACGCCAcgcagggcagcagcagcaacgggcTTGGCGCTGGCCACAGCAATGCTTACCAGCTCATGGAAGGCATGGGTGAGTTAGACCCAGCCATGGTGTACACTCAGCCCGGGACGGACAGCGGCTTCCAGAGTCGCGGTCCCAGCCGGGGCGGCAATCGTCGTTACAATAACTCCGGCGGTGGGGGTCGGCGTGTTGGCCGCGGCAACTACCGTGGCGGGCGTAGCGCTGGGGGTATGGGCAACAtggagggtggcggtggtccGAACAGCCACCGCTTCGTTGGCTCGGAGAAGCTGCACATGTTTCGTCACGACGTGGCGGAGCAGAAGACGTCCCAGTGGCGCCTGGAGGACCTCAATGGCTACGCTGTGGAGTTTGCTAAGGACCAAGAGGGCAGCCGCTTCATCCAGAGTGCCGTGGACTCGGCCAGTCCCGAGTCGCTGGACATCCTTTTCCATGAGATCTTCgaggcgccgctggagctggTGACGGACATCTTTGGTAACTACGTTCTGCAGAAGCTCTTGGACAAGGGCAACACGCCGCAGCTCACATTTGCGGCGGAGCGGATGTGTGGTCACGTGGTAGAACTCACCATGCAGACGTACGGATGTCGGGTGATTCAGAAGTGCATCGAGGTGATGCCGCCGGCTGGCCTGGACATTATTCTCGCCGAGCTCAAAGACAACGTGGCAAAGTGCATCCAGGACCAGAACGGCAACCACGTCATCCAGAAGTGCGTTGAGGTCATTCCACAGCAATGCGGCTTTATCATTTCTGCCTTCTCGGGTCGAGTGATGGAGTTGGCGACGCATGCGTACGGCTGTCGGGTGATTCAATGTATCATGCAACACTGCCCCGAACAAGAGGATACCATCTTTAACGAGCTACTCAAGGCGGTCGACGTGCTGGCGAAGGATCAGTACGGCAACTACGTGATTCAGCATGTTCTGCAGAACGTGAAGGATGAGAACAAGATTGAGTCCGTCTACGCGGCGCTGAAGCCCAAGTTCTTTTACTTGAGCAAGCAGAAGTTTGCCTCGAACGTGATGGAAAAGCTTTACGCCCGCTCGAGCCCTGAAAACCGCATGGCAATTGTGGAGATGATGTGTGCCGACTTCCCCGCCAAGGCTGACCACGTGGAGATAGTTGCCTTCAAGCGGTCAACGACAAAGACAGCGGCGATAGTGAGCGCGGAAGAGGGCACGTGGCCACCGACGAGGAACAACGCCGATGGCACGGTaaaagaggtgaaggagaagaaccGCGAGGCGAAGGATGCAGCGATGGGCATCATTGAGGAGGCGGTCTCGGTGGGCCTCGGCCAGCCCAGTATGCTCTGCCTCATGATGAGCGACCAGTACGCTAATTacgtggtgcagcgcgtcCTGGACGCGTCCGAGGTGGACCAGTTTGTGAAGCTCGTCGACAACATCGAGAAGTACATTCTGCCAATTCGCACCTACACCTACGGCCGTCCCATTGTGCAGCGGCTTTCTCGCCGTAAGCTGGTGCTCGCCCCGGGCGACGAGGCGGGAGAAGCAGGTAACAACAGCGTGAATAACCACAATCACAACGAAGGCCGTATCAACTACCATCGCCGCTGAAGCAACAAGGTTGGTACCCATGTGCGCACACGAGGCTAGCCGGGACACTTCTGTATTCTCATGTGTGGGTtttctgcgtctctctctctccctccgtcTCACTCTGCTCGCTTTCCCCTGGTGTACCTCATTtggcaaacacacacacacacacacacacacacacgcacacacttcGCTTTTTCAACTTCGTGCGTGCATGTCGGTGGGTGATGGTGCTGCTTTGATTTGCttacctccccccccctcctccttcctcatCGCTGCACTTGGACTCCATGGGGAGTCTGGCGTCTGCATATTAATCATCACCTTTCCTCGACTCTTTGCTCCAGCGAATCTTTTTACATTCGTCTCCCAGCCCACCGGTTTCTTTCTGCgcgtccctcctcctcttggtGTGGAatgagggggggagggggcggctCGGTGACTCCTCTCACGAATTcgcacctctccccctttctctttgtcCCTCCACGCCTCTCCTATCCCCCGATGTATCTTCCGGTGTGTCTTTGTGCTTCTTTCATTTCTGTGGACGTGCGCGTCTGAGAGATTTTGCTCTCGCTATGCCGAGTAGTCCTCCCTGTCGTTGTTCTCTCTTCGACGCTTGGCCATTTAacgcctctcttccttttgcGTCTCCTCTAATATCGTGTTGGGCTTCTTTGCTGTGTGTCGGTGCTTGATTTAGTGTCTGCCGTAGGCGTTGGGatcgtgtgtgcctgtgagCAAGCCGACGTAAACACGCGGATACatccacgcacgcacatcctcctcctcctcccctgcgcTGTCGCACTTGTGagacaaaacaaaaaaaagagggccACTCTCTTTATGAAAACGATAATGCGGTGTGTCGTGGAGAATTTTCAGTCGAACCATAACTGTGACTCCTATCGCTGAAGCAGTGGTGTGGTGCGAGTCGGTCAGGtatgggtgtgcgtgtgggtatATGTGTGGTCGGATCATTTGCTTctcgcctttctctcctGATGGATT comes from Leishmania braziliensis MHOM/BR/75/M2904 complete genome, chromosome 33 and encodes:
- the PUF6 gene encoding putative pumilio protein 6: MYSEQNWNNHHAAAGAQRFTRGGAIGNTNPNGHGGGCGYEVVSAAAAGGYSTVPAAHQKSPQPTGFYPPTSSRFTPMDFELFINSNRDPTDEMRRSHEYYYWYHSKQPHDLRAPAPLPSLDVQETLTNMETPWEEVSTMPSATVARAGAAGGLGRKMGGKNLALDAKDLCETQEVQAINPYGHSLITESNMMSPSTQFFAAYAPTPLAMATPSTLRAYAHGHLPMPSSNNCGTYESEVAGGATYGRGGPTAKSIASQQYYTQEPMSTFGLYSTGVEAGSNYYDATQGSSSNGLGAGHSNAYQLMEGMGELDPAMVYTQPGTDSGFQSRGPSRGGNRRYNNSGGGGRRVGRGNYRGGRSAGGMGNMEGGGGPNSHRFVGSEKLHMFRHDVAEQKTSQWRLEDLNGYAVEFAKDQEGSRFIQSAVDSASPESLDILFHEIFEAPLELVTDIFGNYVLQKLLDKGNTPQLTFAAERMCGHVVELTMQTYGCRVIQKCIEVMPPAGLDIILAELKDNVAKCIQDQNGNHVIQKCVEVIPQQCGFIISAFSGRVMELATHAYGCRVIQCIMQHCPEQEDTIFNELLKAVDVLAKDQYGNYVIQHVLQNVKDENKIESVYAALKPKFFYLSKQKFASNVMEKLYARSSPENRMAIVEMMCADFPAKADHVEIVAFKRSTTKTAAIVSAEEGTWPPTRNNADGTVKEVKEKNREAKDAAMGIIEEAVSVGLGQPSMLCLMMSDQYANYVVQRVLDASEVDQFVKLVDNIEKYILPIRTYTYGRPIVQRLSRRKLVLAPGDEAGEAGNNSVNNHNHNEGRINYHRR